Proteins from a single region of Gammaproteobacteria bacterium:
- a CDS encoding carboxysome shell carbonic anhydrase, with translation MQRQQPMQRNARPLGHAAASGGLSSNAPHPFTRSAENSRLFAYEQQVKQAFSGIEPFLQRLSAMQHEADFEVRAQQLASSELGFELPVTLLVDSWIKPLDIGQLYTWCVFETFRGMSDDFFDSKPLADGDDAEFQAFLEQCGFHTLDVSPCADGRLAHVIRYVLRLPYKAVRRKSYAGAMFDVDDSLQKWSETEMRRYREGYPNQADAPTRYLKVAVYHHSSSQPDCEGCAAHGSDTQRAADAALERLKDFRQGVENSFCCGASIDLLLIGLDTDNDVIRLHLPDADGEIDASGYIDAAELHQATKNSSASSAEAVVGEYLKKQCSSLPSDGMVQLAAHLLCGNLSQIDYVRQYHNGCYQDIGHQECFIGMGIGFEEVQLRNLTYFAYLQTVEEGAKDMDVGIKIFTGLNANRGLPIPVVIRYDYHSHVPGAKARAEARCHQLDTALRSRFSEYVERGLLHTLLMVRDCSNDAKAETVGSSLKLNEQVAH, from the coding sequence ATGCAACGGCAACAGCCGATGCAACGGAATGCGCGGCCCTTGGGCCACGCGGCAGCCAGTGGCGGTTTGTCGAGTAATGCACCGCACCCGTTTACCCGCAGTGCTGAAAATAGCCGTCTGTTTGCATATGAACAGCAGGTGAAGCAGGCTTTTTCAGGTATTGAACCTTTTTTGCAGCGTCTTTCTGCGATGCAGCACGAGGCTGATTTTGAAGTGCGTGCTCAACAGCTTGCGAGTAGTGAGCTTGGATTTGAATTGCCGGTAACACTGCTGGTTGATAGCTGGATTAAACCACTGGATATTGGCCAGCTCTACACATGGTGCGTCTTTGAGACCTTCCGTGGCATGTCAGATGATTTTTTTGATAGCAAGCCGTTGGCCGATGGTGACGATGCAGAGTTTCAGGCATTTTTAGAACAGTGTGGTTTTCACACTCTAGATGTTTCACCCTGTGCTGATGGTCGTTTGGCCCACGTTATTCGCTATGTGTTGCGCTTGCCATATAAAGCAGTTCGCCGTAAATCATATGCGGGTGCCATGTTTGATGTTGATGATAGCTTGCAAAAGTGGAGCGAGACGGAGATGCGTCGCTACCGTGAAGGGTATCCGAATCAGGCTGACGCACCGACACGCTATCTAAAAGTTGCCGTCTATCACCACAGTTCAAGTCAACCCGATTGTGAAGGGTGTGCAGCACATGGTAGTGATACTCAGCGAGCGGCAGATGCCGCGTTGGAGCGCCTAAAGGATTTCCGCCAAGGTGTTGAAAATAGTTTTTGCTGTGGGGCATCAATTGATTTGCTGTTGATTGGTCTGGATACGGACAATGACGTGATTCGCCTGCATCTACCCGATGCCGATGGTGAAATAGATGCTTCGGGTTATATTGATGCGGCTGAGCTGCATCAGGCAACAAAAAATTCTTCGGCGAGCAGTGCTGAGGCGGTGGTTGGCGAGTACCTGAAAAAACAGTGTAGCTCGTTGCCCAGCGATGGCATGGTGCAGTTGGCAGCACATCTACTCTGTGGCAATTTGTCGCAAATTGATTATGTACGCCAGTACCACAATGGTTGTTACCAGGATATTGGGCATCAAGAGTGTTTCATCGGTATGGGAATCGGTTTTGAAGAGGTACAGCTGCGTAACCTGACTTACTTCGCTTACCTGCAAACGGTAGAAGAAGGGGCTAAGGATATGGATGTGGGTATCAAAATCTTCACCGGGTTGAATGCCAATCGGGGTTTGCCGATTCCTGTGGTGATTCGCTATGACTATCACAGCCATGTGCCCGGCGCGAAAGCGCGGGCTGAGGCGCGTTGCCACCAGCTGGATACAGCACTACGCAGTCGTTTTAGTGAATACGTTGAACGTGGTCTGCTGCATACGTTGTTGATGGTGCGGGATTGCAGTAACGATGCTAAAGCAGAGACGGTTGGTAGCTCTCTAAAACTAAATGAACAGGTAGCTCACTAG
- a CDS encoding BMC domain-containing protein — translation MSENNYGIALGMIETRGLVPAIEAADAMTKAAEVRLIGREFVGGGYVTILVRGETGAVNAAVRAGADACERVGDGLVAAHIIARPHKEVEPVLSMSMNAS, via the coding sequence ATGAGCGAAAACAATTATGGTATTGCACTGGGCATGATTGAAACACGTGGTTTGGTTCCTGCTATTGAAGCAGCAGACGCAATGACTAAGGCTGCTGAAGTACGCCTGATCGGACGTGAGTTCGTTGGCGGTGGTTACGTGACTATTCTGGTTCGTGGTGAGACTGGCGCTGTTAATGCTGCTGTCCGTGCGGGTGCTGATGCCTGTGAGCGTGTAGGCGATGGCCTAGTTGCTGCTCACATCATTGCGCGTCCACACAAAGAAGTTGAGCCTGTACTGAGCATGAGCATGAACGCTAGCTAA
- a CDS encoding carboxysome peptide A: protein MKICKVEKPLVATNRIPGMEHKHLQVVLDGSTRMVAVDAVGCNPGDWVICVGSSAAREAAGSKEYPSDLTIVGIIDYWGEAED from the coding sequence GTGAAAATTTGTAAGGTTGAAAAACCCCTGGTGGCGACAAATCGCATCCCTGGCATGGAACACAAGCATCTGCAAGTTGTGTTGGATGGAAGCACCCGTATGGTCGCTGTGGATGCGGTGGGTTGTAATCCGGGTGATTGGGTGATCTGTGTAGGCAGTTCTGCTGCTCGTGAAGCGGCTGGAAGTAAAGAGTATCCGAGTGATCTGACTATTGTTGGTATTATCGATTATTGGGGTGAGGCCGAGGACTGA
- a CDS encoding LysR family transcriptional regulator, which produces MTEQSGSRSKNGLPDYLIRHTTFRQMQIFEAVARLGSFTRAAEELFLTQPTVSTQLKKMTDVMGLPLLDQSSRQIKPTEAGEELYRAVRKIFDSLSDLDTRIAALKGLQHGRLRLGVITTAKYFAPEILGDFWREYPGVDISLKVTNRNRIIERIQNNEDDLYILGQPPDKEFNLAAYPFAPNPMVVIAGKEHPLFQASNISIERLSEEPFISREVGSGIRDTTMKRFSEHGLAPNIRMDLGSNEAIKHAVIGGLGVAILSLHTLVLDGADGPLGVLDVEGFPIERKWYLAHPKDKELSPMAKTFLDFARASEPVISERMRSLYAQFSARHKSMAILNNRAKQK; this is translated from the coding sequence ATGACTGAACAGAGTGGTTCCAGATCTAAAAATGGGTTGCCAGATTACCTGATTCGCCATACAACTTTCAGGCAGATGCAAATTTTTGAAGCGGTCGCACGCTTGGGCAGTTTTACCCGAGCGGCTGAAGAGCTGTTTTTGACACAGCCGACCGTTTCGACTCAGCTTAAAAAAATGACCGATGTGATGGGGTTGCCATTACTGGATCAATCTTCTCGCCAAATCAAGCCAACGGAGGCGGGGGAAGAGCTGTATCGTGCGGTACGGAAGATATTTGATTCCTTATCTGATCTTGATACGCGGATCGCGGCACTCAAGGGGCTACAGCATGGTCGCTTGCGCTTAGGGGTTATCACTACTGCCAAGTATTTTGCCCCAGAGATACTGGGAGATTTCTGGCGTGAGTACCCTGGTGTGGATATCTCGCTAAAAGTGACCAACCGCAACCGTATCATTGAACGCATTCAAAATAATGAGGATGATCTCTATATTTTGGGGCAACCACCGGATAAAGAGTTTAATCTTGCGGCTTATCCATTTGCACCTAACCCGATGGTCGTGATTGCGGGAAAGGAACACCCCCTCTTTCAGGCGTCTAATATCTCCATTGAGCGCTTGTCTGAAGAGCCTTTTATCTCTCGTGAAGTTGGCTCAGGTATCCGTGATACCACTATGAAACGGTTTTCTGAGCATGGGCTTGCACCCAATATTCGCATGGACTTGGGCAGTAATGAAGCGATTAAACATGCAGTCATTGGCGGTTTAGGGGTGGCTATTCTCTCCCTACACACACTGGTGCTGGATGGGGCAGATGGCCCATTAGGGGTGCTCGATGTTGAGGGTTTTCCCATCGAGAGGAAGTGGTATCTTGCACACCCGAAAGATAAAGAGCTCTCTCCCATGGCAAAGACTTTTCTCGACTTTGCCAGAGCGAGTGAACCCGTTATCAGCGAGCGCATGCGGAGCTTGTATGCGCAGTTTTCTGCTCGCCACAAGAGCATGGCGATTCTAAATAATAGAGCTAAGCAGAAATAA
- a CDS encoding carboxysome peptide B, producing the protein MEILQVTGSLVCTLRHPGLYQNSLRVLRSSSGKLQVAVDTCGCRDGNWVFVVSGSAARYACGDPTLMTDLTIGGIIDFWDEETGQTEPSAEGGALS; encoded by the coding sequence ATGGAAATTTTGCAAGTGACGGGCTCACTGGTTTGTACTTTACGTCACCCGGGGCTTTATCAAAATAGCTTGCGGGTGTTGCGAAGCAGCAGTGGCAAGTTACAGGTTGCAGTAGATACCTGCGGTTGCCGGGATGGTAACTGGGTGTTTGTAGTGAGTGGTTCTGCCGCACGTTATGCATGTGGTGACCCGACACTGATGACTGATCTGACGATTGGTGGGATTATCGATTTTTGGGATGAAGAAACAGGACAGACGGAGCCGTCTGCCGAAGGTGGCGCTCTAAGTTAG
- a CDS encoding bacterioferritin → MTQDPVVLGYLGRGLSFELSAVQQYMSLAKLLELRGMPQAGKKFRHEAMTEMEHVERLIGRMLALGVSPNTSCLKRPRLNGALPELIKHIGDLEGEIINFYEQAVLYCSQRQDHENRIFFAALLKDEQQHATELNSWWQSIMEEKSI, encoded by the coding sequence ATGACACAGGATCCAGTCGTTCTCGGATATCTGGGACGCGGACTAAGCTTTGAGTTGTCTGCGGTACAGCAGTATATGTCGCTGGCAAAGCTATTAGAGCTACGTGGTATGCCTCAGGCCGGGAAGAAGTTCCGACATGAAGCAATGACTGAAATGGAGCATGTAGAGCGCCTGATTGGTCGAATGCTGGCTTTGGGGGTTTCGCCCAACACCAGTTGTCTAAAACGCCCGCGCCTTAACGGTGCGCTACCAGAGCTGATTAAACATATCGGTGACCTGGAGGGTGAGATTATCAATTTTTATGAACAGGCCGTGCTCTATTGCAGCCAACGCCAGGATCATGAAAACCGAATTTTTTTTGCAGCGTTGCTCAAAGATGAGCAGCAACATGCTACTGAGCTTAATAGCTGGTGGCAGAGCATCATGGAAGAGAAATCCATTTAG
- a CDS encoding ribulose bisphosphate carboxylase small subunit, translating to MISNNTMGDYRTTQTLETFSFLPPLTQQEVHDQIAYMIAEGLTPAIEHEDPSKATSYYWTMWKLPFFGEKDLNAVVAELESCHRTYPDHHVRLIGYDSYTQSQGVCFVVYRGKTW from the coding sequence ATGATTTCAAATAACACTATGGGTGATTATCGTACTACCCAGACTCTGGAAACTTTTTCTTTCCTGCCACCGCTGACGCAGCAGGAAGTTCATGACCAGATTGCTTATATGATCGCTGAAGGTTTGACCCCTGCGATTGAGCACGAGGATCCATCAAAAGCGACTAGCTACTACTGGACCATGTGGAAACTACCGTTCTTCGGTGAAAAAGATTTGAATGCGGTAGTTGCCGAGCTTGAATCTTGTCATCGTACATACCCTGATCACCATGTACGTCTGATCGGTTATGACAGCTACACCCAAAGTCAGGGTGTCTGCTTTGTCGTATACCGTGGTAAGACGTGGTAA
- a CDS encoding form I ribulose bisphosphate carboxylase large subunit: protein MAKKYDAGVKEYRDVYWAADYVPLDTDLLACFKVTPQDGVPNEEAAAAVAAESSTGTWSTVWSELLTDMEFYKGRAYRIEDVPGDKEAFYAFIAYPLDLFEEGSVVNVLTSLVGNVFGFKAIKFLRLEDIRFPIAFVKTCLGPPSGIQVERDKLNKYGRPMLGCTIKPKLGLSAKNYGRAVYECLRGGLDLTKDDENVNSQPFMRWQNRFEFVAMAVEKAQAETGEVKGHYLNVTANTPEEMYERADFAKDLGQPVIMHDFLTGGFTANGGLAAWCRKHGILLHIHRAMHAVIDRNPKHGIHFRVLAKCLRLSGGDHLHTGTVVGKLEGDRASTLGYVDLLRESFVPEDRRRGIFFDQDWGSMPGVFAVASGGIHVWHMPALLNIFGDDSILQFGGGTQGHPWGNAAGAAANRVALEACVKARNEGRELEKESRDIMEGAARNSPELAVAMETWKEIKFEFETMDKLDLN from the coding sequence ATGGCAAAGAAATATGATGCCGGTGTAAAAGAGTACCGCGATGTGTACTGGGCTGCGGATTATGTTCCGCTTGATACTGATCTTTTGGCATGCTTCAAAGTTACACCCCAAGACGGTGTTCCTAATGAAGAGGCTGCTGCTGCTGTTGCGGCTGAGTCGTCAACAGGTACCTGGAGTACTGTATGGTCAGAGCTGTTGACTGACATGGAGTTCTATAAAGGTCGTGCGTATCGCATTGAAGATGTTCCTGGTGACAAAGAGGCTTTCTACGCGTTCATCGCATATCCTCTCGATCTGTTCGAAGAGGGTTCAGTTGTAAACGTATTGACTTCATTAGTAGGTAACGTATTCGGCTTTAAAGCGATTAAGTTTCTGCGTCTGGAAGATATTCGTTTCCCAATCGCATTTGTTAAGACTTGCCTTGGCCCACCAAGCGGCATCCAGGTGGAGCGTGACAAGTTGAATAAATACGGCCGTCCAATGCTGGGTTGTACTATCAAACCTAAGCTGGGTCTTTCTGCTAAAAACTACGGTCGTGCTGTTTATGAGTGCCTGCGTGGTGGTCTTGATCTGACTAAAGATGATGAGAACGTTAACTCTCAGCCATTCATGCGCTGGCAGAATCGTTTCGAATTCGTTGCGATGGCAGTAGAGAAAGCACAGGCAGAGACCGGTGAAGTTAAGGGTCATTATCTGAATGTTACCGCTAATACACCTGAAGAGATGTATGAGCGTGCTGATTTCGCTAAAGATCTAGGTCAACCCGTTATCATGCATGACTTCCTGACCGGTGGTTTCACTGCTAATGGTGGTTTGGCTGCATGGTGTCGCAAGCACGGTATTCTGCTGCACATTCATCGTGCAATGCATGCGGTAATCGATCGTAATCCTAAGCACGGTATCCACTTCCGCGTTTTGGCTAAATGTCTGCGTCTGTCAGGTGGTGATCATCTGCATACCGGTACGGTTGTTGGTAAGTTGGAAGGTGATCGTGCTTCGACGCTTGGTTATGTTGATCTGTTGCGTGAGTCATTTGTTCCTGAAGATCGTCGTCGTGGTATTTTCTTCGACCAGGACTGGGGCTCAATGCCAGGCGTATTCGCAGTAGCTTCTGGTGGTATCCATGTATGGCACATGCCTGCACTGCTTAACATCTTTGGTGATGACTCTATCCTTCAGTTTGGTGGTGGTACTCAGGGTCACCCATGGGGTAACGCTGCAGGCGCGGCCGCTAACCGTGTTGCTTTGGAAGCGTGTGTTAAAGCGCGTAACGAAGGTCGCGAGTTGGAGAAAGAGTCAAGAGACATCATGGAGGGCGCAGCTCGTAACAGCCCAGAGCTTGCAGTTGCGATGGAGACTTGGAAAGAGATCAAGTTTGAGTTCGAAACTATGGACAAGCTGGACCTTAACTGA
- a CDS encoding carboxysome shell protein translates to MAIKDLSGRNAAKARRDAQLNGTATLPAKASSSTAPRVRPKRSVSADSQPSVTVTAKPAISNAPRAKVKTASAGREASRARRHAMSSRGKSGVASSDRQRVLDVARTARNSAQAQDCGCGCKGKGDCGDASVAINTASAVSTAKASATPRRSRHDVKVVTPSSAGRINSKMRRDAMAAHGKTGVDSFRKGVSSAQMVRKQNPDITGRELARTVRTQRSANGGSQSAVRSTGRRRPERPGKDVSGTVVSHSEKTTGDETGLCRSVTGTDYFSSEVFTEFCQDEAPNVPRKVEASENLSGGMITASGKVGLSEKVTGNDRGSCNAVTGIEYVGREQYDNFCSSKPEPGSAKVSFSQTTRGQIVSGSKPARSERVSGNEAGSCEVVTGTPYTGTEHYQKYCDTGAVKQVELRTVPPAAANAGRDITGVQPGITSLTGAGKGVCSEVSGTAYLGAEQQVAACGVSPAAVNEPDFPQPLSDAPWGAFSVVAPAQASQPVQESRPTAKPETVTGMRYEQGRVSGTFSLGEGKVTGTEQFRFGSQKSRNETVAASAKVAPVADVVSKVTGEGLDAGLKITGNDWNRGDQVTGTEGRSAAKRNPTRRGPVSAMPSSEPKRNEDVDRNDINVTGGSGSTESGALVTLSGGARG, encoded by the coding sequence ATGGCCATTAAAGATTTATCAGGACGTAATGCCGCCAAAGCCCGTCGCGATGCGCAACTTAACGGCACAGCGACACTGCCGGCTAAGGCCAGCTCGAGCACTGCTCCACGGGTTCGCCCAAAGAGAAGTGTAAGTGCTGATAGCCAGCCTTCGGTCACTGTGACAGCCAAGCCAGCTATTAGTAACGCACCTCGTGCCAAAGTGAAGACAGCGAGTGCCGGTCGTGAGGCATCACGCGCACGCCGTCACGCGATGTCTTCTCGTGGTAAAAGTGGCGTTGCCAGTAGTGATCGTCAGCGTGTTTTGGATGTTGCGCGCACTGCTCGTAATAGTGCTCAAGCTCAAGATTGCGGTTGTGGCTGCAAAGGTAAAGGCGATTGTGGTGATGCCAGTGTTGCGATTAATACGGCGTCAGCGGTATCGACAGCAAAAGCATCGGCAACACCACGCCGTAGTCGCCATGATGTCAAGGTGGTAACGCCGAGTAGCGCAGGTCGTATCAATTCAAAGATGCGCCGCGATGCGATGGCCGCACATGGTAAAACAGGTGTGGATAGCTTTCGTAAAGGTGTTAGTTCAGCGCAGATGGTGCGCAAACAAAACCCAGATATCACCGGTCGTGAGTTGGCGCGTACAGTGCGTACTCAGCGAAGCGCAAATGGTGGTAGTCAAAGTGCGGTGCGCTCAACAGGTCGCCGTCGTCCAGAACGCCCTGGGAAAGACGTGAGTGGTACTGTTGTATCGCACAGCGAAAAAACCACGGGTGATGAGACGGGGCTTTGTCGTTCAGTTACCGGTACAGATTACTTCTCAAGTGAGGTTTTTACTGAGTTTTGTCAAGACGAGGCGCCCAATGTGCCGCGTAAAGTCGAAGCCAGTGAGAATTTGAGTGGTGGTATGATTACCGCGAGTGGCAAGGTGGGTCTTAGTGAAAAGGTGACAGGTAATGACCGTGGTAGTTGTAATGCGGTGACCGGTATTGAGTATGTGGGTCGTGAGCAGTATGACAACTTTTGCAGCAGTAAGCCTGAGCCAGGCAGTGCAAAAGTGAGTTTTTCACAGACTACACGTGGTCAGATTGTATCGGGCTCTAAGCCGGCAAGATCAGAGCGGGTTAGTGGCAACGAAGCAGGTTCATGCGAAGTTGTTACCGGTACACCCTATACCGGTACTGAGCATTATCAAAAGTACTGTGATACGGGTGCTGTCAAGCAAGTTGAGCTGCGCACTGTGCCTCCTGCGGCGGCTAATGCCGGGCGTGATATTACCGGTGTTCAGCCTGGTATCACTAGTTTGACGGGTGCTGGCAAAGGGGTCTGTAGCGAAGTGAGTGGTACGGCATACCTTGGTGCTGAGCAGCAAGTTGCAGCTTGTGGCGTGTCACCGGCGGCAGTAAATGAACCAGACTTTCCGCAGCCATTATCTGATGCCCCTTGGGGTGCGTTCAGTGTGGTTGCTCCCGCTCAGGCGAGTCAGCCTGTTCAGGAGAGTCGACCAACAGCGAAGCCGGAGACAGTTACCGGTATGCGTTATGAGCAAGGCCGCGTGAGTGGTACTTTCTCTCTTGGTGAGGGCAAAGTTACTGGAACGGAACAGTTTCGTTTCGGTAGTCAAAAGAGTCGCAATGAGACAGTGGCTGCCAGTGCGAAGGTTGCACCGGTGGCAGATGTCGTCTCAAAAGTGACGGGTGAAGGTCTTGATGCAGGTTTGAAAATAACCGGCAATGATTGGAACCGAGGTGATCAAGTGACAGGGACGGAGGGTAGGTCTGCGGCTAAGCGCAACCCTACACGACGAGGCCCTGTTAGTGCGATGCCTTCTTCAGAGCCTAAGCGTAATGAAGATGTTGATCGTAATGATATCAATGTTACCGGCGGAAGCGGCAGCACAGAAAGTGGTGCCTTGGTAACGCTATCAGGCGGAGCCCGAGGGTAA
- a CDS encoding BMC domain-containing protein: protein MIKLRTYIFIDSLQPQLAVYLGTVSQGFLPVPGDACLWLEVAPGMAVHRLTDVALKSTRVHLGQQVVERAFGSMIFHHRDQSDVIEAGSAVLNLLKTTEDQRQKCRVAWSEVVRSITPDHAVLINRQDRKGSMILPGQSLFILETEPAGYIVYAANEAEKAANITLVDCRAVGAFGRLTLAGKEADIDAAAHAAVAAVQRLSGVVAHAQVHHH from the coding sequence ATGATCAAGTTACGAACCTACATATTTATTGATTCGCTACAGCCTCAGCTAGCCGTCTATCTTGGCACTGTTTCCCAAGGCTTCTTGCCAGTACCCGGTGATGCCTGTCTGTGGCTTGAGGTTGCGCCCGGTATGGCCGTGCATAGACTCACCGATGTGGCGCTTAAATCTACCCGTGTCCATTTAGGCCAGCAGGTTGTTGAGCGTGCTTTCGGTTCGATGATTTTTCACCATCGTGACCAGAGTGATGTTATCGAGGCGGGCAGTGCGGTTTTAAACCTGCTTAAAACCACCGAAGATCAACGTCAAAAATGTCGTGTTGCCTGGAGTGAGGTAGTACGTTCGATTACACCTGATCACGCGGTTCTGATTAATCGTCAAGATCGTAAAGGGTCGATGATTTTGCCGGGTCAAAGTTTGTTTATTTTAGAAACCGAACCGGCTGGGTATATTGTTTATGCAGCTAATGAGGCAGAGAAAGCTGCAAATATTACACTGGTTGATTGTCGCGCAGTGGGCGCTTTTGGTCGACTTACTCTTGCGGGAAAAGAGGCTGATATTGATGCGGCGGCCCACGCTGCAGTGGCTGCTGTACAACGTCTCTCCGGTGTTGTAGCCCACGCGCAAGTTCACCATCACTAA
- a CDS encoding BMC domain-containing protein — protein MANETYGIALGMIETRGLVPAIEAADAMTKAAEVRLIGREFVGGGYVTILVRGETGAVNAAVRAGADACERVGDGLVAAHIIARPHKEVEPVLGSNK, from the coding sequence ATGGCAAATGAAACATATGGTATTGCACTGGGCATGATTGAGACCCGTGGTTTAGTTCCTGCTATCGAAGCAGCGGACGCAATGACTAAAGCGGCAGAAGTACGTCTGATCGGACGTGAGTTTGTTGGTGGCGGTTATGTGACTATCTTGGTTCGTGGCGAAACAGGTGCTGTTAATGCGGCTGTTCGTGCAGGCGCTGATGCCTGTGAGCGTGTTGGTGATGGCCTTGTGGCAGCACACATCATTGCACGTCCGCACAAAGAAGTTGAGCCGGTACTTGGTAGCAACAAGTAA
- a CDS encoding DUF190 domain-containing protein yields the protein MITLYPEKLLSIITNDSMQERLECMFKKYGISGFTVLQATGEGSSGMESAMSGFDGNILVKVIVTESQLQVLLESVERKLRKGYHLTVFVSDVQVMTPEKFAQN from the coding sequence ATGATAACGTTGTACCCTGAAAAACTGTTGAGCATCATCACCAATGACTCGATGCAGGAGCGCTTGGAGTGCATGTTCAAGAAATATGGCATTTCCGGCTTTACCGTTCTGCAAGCAACTGGGGAAGGCTCCTCAGGAATGGAGTCAGCAATGTCCGGCTTCGATGGCAATATTCTGGTAAAAGTAATTGTCACTGAGAGTCAGCTGCAAGTCCTGCTCGAGAGCGTTGAGCGTAAGCTGCGAAAAGGTTACCACCTTACGGTTTTTGTCTCTGATGTTCAGGTCATGACACCTGAAAAATTTGCGCAAAATTAA
- a CDS encoding sodium-dependent bicarbonate transport family permease, which translates to MSNLSNLLLPAVLFFALGVIARLIKSDLKFPPDLAKVLSIYLLMAIGLHGGYELAKADLVIAMNSIMWALILGFTLPIIGYLALVMTRKVNPLDAAAISAHYGSVSAGTFLTAIAYLDNVGVTYETYPLIMLAVMESPAIVVGLILAAKARHSIAAREKAPTSGGGADLTTTTVATDSPGGKFSDLLREAFTNGSVVVLIGSMVIGAISTPSGMQQLFPFIDEIFMGVLCLFLFDMGMVAARRIGDFRQVGWLLALFGVVMPLFGGVIGAYVGHAILDFSVGGATLVAVLGASASYIAVPPAMRLAIPEANPSFYLTLSLGITFPFNVIVGIPIYHSLVQAMAAAG; encoded by the coding sequence ATGTCGAATCTGAGCAATTTACTGTTACCCGCAGTACTGTTTTTTGCGCTTGGTGTCATCGCTAGACTAATCAAGTCAGATCTTAAATTCCCCCCTGATCTAGCAAAGGTTCTCTCTATTTACCTGTTGATGGCGATAGGTCTACACGGTGGTTACGAATTGGCCAAGGCCGATTTAGTGATAGCGATGAACTCCATTATGTGGGCGCTTATTTTGGGCTTTACCTTGCCAATAATTGGCTATCTGGCACTGGTGATGACACGTAAAGTTAATCCACTGGATGCCGCTGCCATCTCAGCTCATTACGGCTCAGTGAGTGCAGGCACCTTCCTTACCGCTATCGCCTATCTTGATAATGTCGGCGTAACCTACGAGACCTACCCTTTAATCATGCTGGCGGTAATGGAGTCGCCTGCGATTGTTGTGGGTTTGATTCTTGCCGCCAAAGCGCGCCATAGCATCGCTGCTCGTGAAAAAGCGCCCACCTCAGGTGGAGGTGCTGATCTTACAACTACTACTGTGGCCACTGACAGTCCGGGTGGAAAGTTTAGCGATTTACTCCGTGAGGCCTTCACCAATGGCAGTGTCGTGGTGCTGATAGGCTCCATGGTCATTGGTGCGATCTCTACTCCAAGTGGCATGCAGCAGCTTTTCCCTTTCATCGATGAGATCTTCATGGGTGTACTCTGCTTGTTCTTGTTTGATATGGGAATGGTCGCAGCACGTCGTATTGGCGACTTTCGTCAGGTCGGGTGGTTGTTGGCTTTGTTTGGGGTTGTCATGCCACTTTTTGGTGGTGTCATAGGTGCCTATGTTGGCCACGCCATTCTCGATTTCAGTGTGGGTGGCGCAACGTTGGTCGCGGTACTGGGTGCCAGTGCATCTTATATTGCGGTGCCACCCGCTATGCGGTTGGCAATACCAGAGGCTAACCCATCATTTTATCTCACCCTCTCACTGGGAATAACCTTCCCCTTTAATGTGATAGTGGGTATACCAATTTATCACAGCTTGGTACAGGCGATGGCAGCAGCCGGTTGA
- a CDS encoding 4a-hydroxytetrahydrobiopterin dehydratase, with product MGLNWSLRKNPVRLECRVEFSDYDETRDFLDRAAELAEKQGYYPDMSFGRTHVSITLSPQDDSGIISDELKGYADLMDELVSTEQTVDETK from the coding sequence ATGGGCTTGAATTGGAGTTTGCGAAAAAACCCAGTACGCCTTGAATGCCGTGTTGAGTTTTCTGATTATGATGAGACTCGTGACTTTCTTGATCGTGCTGCGGAGTTAGCGGAAAAGCAAGGATACTATCCTGATATGAGCTTTGGCCGGACTCATGTCTCAATAACACTCAGTCCGCAGGATGACTCAGGCATTATCAGTGATGAGTTGAAAGGCTATGCCGATTTGATGGACGAGTTAGTCTCCACTGAGCAGACTGTCGACGAAACCAAGTGA